In Corynebacterium matruchotii, a single genomic region encodes these proteins:
- a CDS encoding nuclear transport factor 2 family protein, with amino-acid sequence MTAFDLVTTAIGKLFTDRNIAAADDYFAPTYIQHSTLAADGIDGLKTLVANLPDGFRYDGARIIADDRFVVLHGTYHGFGDTPLVAFDIFRVADGKIVEHWDAFTPEVAETASGRSQVDGAATTDAAANTDANRQLIADFVDQVLIGGDYSQLTRFISTDSYAQHNPEAADGLSGFGAAAEAWAADGKNLVYKKLHQIIAQDDFVFTRSEGTFGEPVAYNDLWRIADGKIVEHWDVIAPIPADDAMPHTNGVF; translated from the coding sequence ATGACCGCTTTTGATCTTGTCACCACCGCCATCGGCAAGCTGTTCACCGACCGCAACATTGCGGCGGCCGACGACTACTTCGCCCCCACCTACATCCAACACTCCACCCTGGCCGCCGACGGCATCGACGGGCTGAAGACCCTGGTCGCCAACCTGCCCGATGGGTTCCGCTACGACGGGGCGCGCATCATCGCCGATGACCGGTTCGTGGTTCTGCACGGCACCTACCATGGCTTCGGCGACACCCCGCTTGTTGCCTTCGATATTTTCCGGGTCGCTGACGGCAAAATCGTTGAACACTGGGACGCCTTCACCCCCGAAGTTGCAGAAACCGCCAGCGGCCGCAGCCAGGTCGATGGGGCAGCAACCACCGACGCTGCCGCCAACACCGATGCCAACCGGCAGCTCATCGCCGATTTCGTCGACCAGGTGCTTATCGGCGGTGACTACTCCCAGCTCACCCGGTTCATTTCCACGGACAGTTACGCCCAACACAACCCCGAGGCTGCCGATGGCCTCTCCGGCTTCGGTGCTGCCGCCGAAGCCTGGGCGGCGGACGGCAAAAACCTCGTCTACAAGAAGCTGCACCAGATTATTGCCCAGGACGATTTCGTGTTCACCCGGTCCGAAGGCACCTTCGGGGAGCCCGTGGCCTACAACGATCTGTGGCGCATCGCCGACGGCAAAATCGTGGAACACTGGGATGTGATTGCCCCCATCCCAGCTGACGACGCCATGCCCCACACCAATGGTGTGTTCTAA
- a CDS encoding protein-ADP-ribose hydrolase: MTTTRTELISSLIADLLPTSQLTVSEAELGRLAPNDLRALLRALMNLWQPGPLDADFLRRQDALLQAERDERGIVTIPDTQAAAEDSRIRLWRGDITRLDVDGIVNAANNKLLGCFRPGHTCVDNAIHSAAGLQLRQACADLVPSPDYEEPTGSARITPGFNLPARYVLHTVGPIVAGREANRQQVAELSASYISCLNLAHSSGLESLAFCCISTGVFGFPPSHAARIAVAAARAFLAGLPKDSDFTIIFTVFTQNDYDRYAQLLNPQPYRNDR, from the coding sequence ATGACCACCACCCGCACGGAACTCATTTCCTCCCTGATCGCCGACCTCTTGCCGACCTCGCAGCTCACCGTGAGCGAAGCGGAACTGGGCCGACTCGCACCCAATGACCTGCGGGCGCTGCTTCGGGCACTCATGAACCTGTGGCAACCCGGGCCACTTGATGCGGATTTCCTCCGGCGCCAAGACGCGCTTCTGCAAGCCGAGCGTGACGAACGCGGCATCGTCACCATCCCAGACACGCAGGCCGCGGCCGAGGACTCCCGAATCCGCTTGTGGCGGGGTGACATCACCCGCCTTGACGTGGACGGCATCGTCAATGCCGCCAACAATAAGCTGCTTGGCTGCTTTCGGCCCGGGCACACCTGCGTGGATAACGCCATCCACTCCGCCGCCGGCCTGCAACTCCGCCAGGCCTGCGCCGATCTTGTTCCATCCCCCGACTACGAGGAACCCACCGGCAGTGCCCGCATCACCCCCGGCTTCAACCTGCCGGCCCGATATGTGCTGCACACCGTGGGCCCCATCGTCGCAGGGAGGGAGGCGAACCGGCAGCAGGTGGCTGAGCTATCTGCCAGCTATATCTCATGCCTGAACCTCGCCCACAGTTCTGGGCTGGAGTCCCTCGCCTTCTGCTGCATTTCCACCGGGGTGTTCGGTTTCCCACCATCACATGCCGCCCGCATCGCTGTTGCCGCAGCCCGCGCCTTCCTGGCTGGGCTACCGAAAGACTCGGACTTCACCATCATCTTCACAGTATTCACCCAGAACGATTATGATCGCTACGCGCAACTCCTCAACCCGCAACCTTATCGAAACGATCGCTAA
- a CDS encoding winged helix-turn-helix transcriptional regulator, whose translation MDTPELDVTRWNPYDRNCPTRKLLDRIGDRWTVLIIGTLQHGPQRFGELKTRVDGISQKMLTQTLRGLEEDGLVTRTVTPQIPPRVDYELTDLGRTLIAPLAGLEEWARTHMQQILDARGTIPPSRR comes from the coding sequence ATGGATACACCCGAACTAGACGTCACACGTTGGAACCCCTACGACCGAAATTGCCCCACCAGGAAACTCCTCGACCGCATCGGCGACCGGTGGACCGTGCTCATCATCGGCACGCTGCAACACGGCCCCCAACGATTCGGCGAGCTTAAAACCCGGGTGGATGGGATTTCGCAAAAAATGCTCACCCAAACCCTCCGTGGGCTGGAAGAAGACGGCCTGGTCACCCGCACCGTCACACCGCAAATCCCCCCACGGGTCGATTACGAACTCACCGACCTGGGCCGCACCCTCATCGCGCCGCTCGCAGGGTTAGAGGAATGGGCCCGCACCCATATGCAGCAGATTCTCGACGCCCGCGGGACGATACCCCCGAGCCG